CAGCACCGAACGGACGGATGGTGCGGCTGCGAGCGCCTGGTTGGCCGCTTTGCCTCCCAGTTGGGTCCAGCTTTCGGTTCCCGGTGACAGTCTCGCCCGGGACTGGCAGCGTGGGCAGCCGCACCATCCGGTCGATGTGAACGCTTCCGATCACCAGCACGGTTGGTCGGACGCTTTTCAGGGAATCCTCAGGCATACGCCGGTTCCATCGACAGCAGACGTTCGATCACGCGGGTGACGTTGAACGCGTCGTGGCCGCTGCCAAGCGTCGGATCGGCGGCCAGCTCACGCGCCAGTGTCAGCAAACGCTCACTCACGCGAATATTCCACTCACATTCGCGCACCGGGTCCTCGCGTACCGGGAAGGTGTCGAAGTAGAGCGTCCCCGGATACCCGCCGCGTTCCAGCAGCACCAGCAGTTCCAAGGTGGTGATCAGGCTGGTGGTACCGACCATGAGACCGTCATCCTGGCGGCCGTAGCCGTCGTTCAGGTGCACACCGAAGAGCTTGTCATGGCGCAGCGCCAGGGCAGCTGCTTTCGGCGCGTGCTCATTGGCCATCTGGGCGTGGCAATAGTCTAGGACCACCCCCAGATTGTCCGCCGCTATTTCCTGCACCACGAGCAGGGCCTCGCCCATATTACCGACCAGCGAGTACTTGCGCGGTTCCCAGGGCTTGTACTCGATCCCCACCCGCATTTGCGGATTGTGGGCCGCCACCTGCGCGAAGCCCTCGACGGTATGGCCGAACATGCGCTCATAGCTGTCCTGAAACGGATAATCGAATCCGTCGAAGCCGGGCCAGACGATCACATGATTGCCCCCCAGTGCCGCACAGGCGTCGAGTGCCTGACAACTCAGATCAATGGCGGCCTGACGGACAGCGGCGGACGGGTGGGTGAATCCCCCATCTCCGAAGGTGTCGGCGGGATACCGGATGTTCAGGCTGTCGACACTGAGGCCCAGATCCTCGATCTGCTGGCGTGTTTCTTTGAGCGTTTCGAGTGAGAAGTGCTCAGGGAAATTGAGGCTCAGCGAGTTGAGGCCGGTGATGCGGGCAGCGCGTTCCAGGAGGTGCCGGGTGCTGATCGGTCCGGGTGAGAAGGCGAGCTCTGGTCGCGATTTCAGCGAGTTGAGACGCGTGGCGTACAGCATGGATGACCTCCTGAGCGTTGCACGTATGTGCATGCTGTTGCGTATTTCAGTTTCTGTAGTGATAGTATGCGCTCATTTCTCAAAAATTGTCAAGCGTTTATGATCAAACAATCTGAAACGCTCAACATCTTCGGAGGGTGCTTTGGAGTGGCCAACGGTGTGCATTGACTCGACCTGACAGCCATCCTTGTCTCCAGAAGCACACGTCAAGACTGCACGCTGTAGGATCCACCGAGCGTTTCAACGCCCACCTCACAGCGAACGTGCCCCAGCAGGTGCGGATGTGTGAGGGTTGGCCGTGTTGCACACAGGAAGTTCAGCTTCGATCAGAGGCGAGATCCCCTGATCAAGCGCAAGACGTCCTGCTCCGAATTCAACCAGAACACGGTGAGGTTCGCCCATTCCAGTGGGACGTACACCTGAGTGTGGAATGTACCGGACCTTGAGGTGACCCTGCATGACGCGCTGGTCCGGCGGGGATGCTGTCGTTTTCTGCGCAGAAGCTGGCAGTTGGATGCGGGTGGGTCAGGCGCTGGCAGCCATGCGGGCGCTGGTGGTGTACGGGTACGCGAGCGGTGGCCCCGTTGGGGCCTCGTTTGCCTTTCGGGTGTTCGACACGACCTGATGTGCAGGCGAGACCTCGACCATTTGGGTGAAACCGCGTGGATTTCAAAGGGAAGAAGACCGATGCTGAGTGATCTCAGGCGGGAGGAGGCAACATGGACGAAATGGCCGCGACGTTTATCTTCGCTGTGACCGCTCCAGAGGGCGCGGTGCATTCGTGTTTCGAAGTGGAGGATGATCAGCAGTATGGGCCGGAGGATGTGACGATCGTGATAGGCGCGCCGAGTGTGTCGGGAGCAGAAACGTTGACGTTAATGATGAAGCGCCTGCCCGATGACGAGACGTACCGGATGCTGGCGGTACAGGCGGCGACGAATCATGCGGAAGTGATCCTTGATCCGATGCGGCGCCTGATTCGTTCGCTCATCCCGCTGTGATGTCTGTGGAGAGCAAGTGGGTCGCTCAGTTGGCGAAGAGGACCGCCCAATCGTGCTGCTTGCTGGTGGGTGAAACAGCCTCACCGATGCCGACGCGCGTGAAGTCAGAAAGCCATTGATGGGAAGTGACGTTCTGATAGGTATTGGTGAACTGTGTTTCGCAGTGGCCTGTGTGACTGGCCTGGAAGATCTCGGTCATCTGGCTCACCGTGTCAGCCATGCTGAGGTTCTCGCCGAGGTGGGTGGAGGGGAACTCGGCTTGCAGGTTGACCTGGTTGATCCAGTACTCGTAGGTTGAAAAGATCCAGGCAACCCGAACACCCTGACCACCGAGCATGACCTGCGCGCCCGCCTCAGCCAGTTACAACGTCAGCAGGCATCCCCTGGCGCCCGATATTCAAGAACTGCGGCGACGACTCCCCCCAGAAGCACCTTCTCTCCCTTGCCAGGTGAAGGGAAGGGAGAAACCCACCGGGCCGCCGTCTTCGTTACCGGCTGGCCCACCCAGGATCATCAGGGTCGACTGCACATCATGGGCGTGCCGATCACCTCCTTGAACCCCGAGCACAGCAAGCAGCGCCTGGAGGCCGTGCTGCTACTCGCCAGCAGACCCGGCGGACGACTGAAGCCCAGCGTTCCCCTGCGGGTCCGGCCTGTCCGGTCACACCGCAGCAACGGCAGCACCTTCGAGGTGGTCGGTCAGCTGGTGCGCTGCGAGCGCGGCACTGGACACCTGCTGCTCAACGTCTATCACGGCCTTCAGGGCACCGGTCAGGCCGTCCATCTGCGGGTCACCGACGACGCGTCGCCACGACCGTCGCCCTGGTCTGTTCTCCGCTCGTGACCAAGCGGACGGCCTCGCTTTGCGTCCCGAACTGCAGGCGTTCGCCTGATGTCTGCATCGGCTGAAGTGCCGAAAAATGAATTTCTCGCAGCGGCACCGGCCGCAGCACTTCACGGACTGAACCGGGTCGTAGTCCTCCGCAGCCGAAGACGATGATCTGCTCGGCCGCGCACCGCTGGGGTGTGCAGATTGGCAACGGCTCCACCAGAAGGAGCGAGCGGGCACTGGACGACGGCCTCAAGATGCAGGGTCTTGCCGTGCTGCCGAGAGGACCGCCGCCTCCCGTTGAGGCGTGAATACAGGCGTCAGCTGGGCGGTGACACTCCACGCACGCGTGTCCGCGACCGTGACCGCCGGATCGGTCAGGACCAGTCCGGCAGCCACGCTCCGGGCCGGGTCGACGTGCATCAGGCTGCTCAGCGGGCCGTGCTCCGGGCGGAACAACGGCAGTTCCTGTGACGTGACACCCTGCGCTTCGAGAACCTGGGTCCTCACCCACGTCACTGTCTGGGCACCCAGCACCTGAATGAACGTCGACCAGCTGAGCCTGGGTCCGACGACGTTGAACACGCCGCCCTGCGCGTCTTCGACCACCCGCACAGCGAACCGCGCCAGATCGCGAACGTCGATGACTTGCAGGTGATCAGAGCCGTCTCCTGGCGCGAGCATCTCGCCGCCCAGCATCGCGCGGTTCACCCAGTAAGGATAGCGCCCGGTGGGATCGTGGGGACCAGCAACGATTTGTGGCCGCAGGATGGTGCTTCGTGAGCCGTACAGCGCCTGCACCACCTGTTCGCATGCCACTTTGAGGGGCCCGTAGGTCTCGCCGGTGATCTCCGTCTCGTCGTCCGCTGCGGGCGGCAGCAGCGAATCGGTTTCCACCACAGGACGGTGCTGGGGATCTCCGTAGACACTGACGGAACTGATGAACACATACCGCTGGACCTGCGTCCGGAGGCATTCCGCGCTGGGCCGGACCTGTCGGGGCGTGTACCCGCTGACGTCGAGGCAGGCGTCCCAGGTCCGGTTTCTGAGCGCGTGGAGACCTGCTAGGCCCTGATCGCGGTCTCCACGTAACCGCTCGACGTCTGGGGAGATCATCTGGCGAACGTCCACGGGTGAGGACACTCACCGTGTGCCCAGCTGCGAGGAAGGACAGCGTCAGTTGGCGCCCGATGAACTGCGTTCCACCCAGAATCAGGATCTGCATGCGCTCATTTTGCGCCGGTGGAGCAGGAGATACGCCCCTTATTGGAAGGGACCAGATTTCGGTTTCGTCGAGTCCACAGGTGATCAGCACGCGATCTCAGGGAACAACAGCCGATACGCTGGACATGGTATGGCGTCCATCGCCTGCTTCAGAACACAACACGGGTGACCAAGAACGTCACGGCGACCCTCCTGCATCAGCGGTGTTCTGCGTTGTTGCCGGATGCCACCCGGGACAGCTCACTTAAACCCCTTCAAGCGGTGCCGCGCCGTCAATGGTGCCTTCACCGGATGCAGGGAGACTGACCGCTGGAGAGAAGGAATGGGGCAGCTCGGTCTCGTTCGACCGCAGCGAGGTTTGGAAGAGGGAGCCGTGCCAGGCACCATGCGCCGTGCGGGCGGTGACCATGATCCAGAGCAGGGCGACAGTGACGACCAGCAGGTGTCCGACATGGATGAAGAAGGCCAGTTGGGTCAGCGTGCCCACTCCGAAGCTGGCGGCGGTGAAGACACCCAGCGGGAAGATGAAGCCCCACCAGCCGAGATTGAATGGCAGGCCCCTCTTCAGGTAGCGGAGGGTGGTCAGGGTTGCCAATGCCAGCCACCAGGCCCCGAAGCCCCAGAGCATCACGCCGCCGATCAGACCGATTCCGACGACCGCCGTCGTCAGTTCACCCAGACCCTGTGCCTGAAATACGCGGGGCACAGCCTCACCCAGCTGCACCAGTGCCAGGGCACCGGACGCCAGCGGCCCCAGCGGCAGGAACATGCTCGCGCCCAGTTCGGCTGCTGGCAGTTTGTGTTGAGCAAGGCGCAGCACCAGCACGGTAATGATCATCAGGGCCAGCGGCACCGAGAGGGCAAACAGCACATAGCCGGAATACAGAAGCGCCGTGGCGCTCGCAGTGTTCAGAGAGGGCGCGATCAGACCAGCGCTGGCGGCAGCCACTTCCGAAGCCACCACCGGCAGCAGCCAGACGGCCGTCATCCTCTCGAGCGCGTGATCCTGGCGGGTGAACATCAGGTAGGGCACGAGCAGGCCGATTGCCGCTGAGAGCAGCGCGTCAAAAACCCACAGGTCACGGGCCAGCAGCGCCGCATCCTGACCCCAGTGCGGTACGCCGAAGGCGATGAACCCGTTGATGATGGTCGCCAGGCCCATCGGAACGGCTCCAAGAAACATGCTCTGCACCGGGTGATGCAGGGTGGCGCGGCTGTCCGCCGGGTGCAGCACCAGACGGGCTCCCAAGAACACGGTGAATAGAACGAACAACACCATGTTCAGCAGCCACAGGCCCTCTCCGGCAGCCGCTGTACCAGGGAGCGGCAGCTTGGGCAGCGTCAGCGAGAGGATGCCGGTTCCCATGCAGGCAGTAAACCAGTTGGGCGTGAAGCCCCGAATGGCCTCGCCAGGAGCTGTCAGCCGGCTCAGCGGGCGGTGAAAGAACAGCCGGATCGTCGTCATGGCTCAAGGGTAGATGGCCCGAAACATTAACTCAAATACAAGCTTTCTATAAAGGTCAAAATAAAGTGTATATCTGAACGATGGCGATCAATCCTGACCACCTGCTGACGTTCATTCATGTGGCCCGCCTGGGTACCCTCAGCGCTGCTGCTGAACAGTTGCACCTGACGCAGCCGGCCGTGTCGAACCAGATCAAACTGCTCACTCAAGCTGTCGGCGAGCCGCTCCTCATCCGGCACCGCTATGGCGTCCGGCTCACCCCGGCTGGCGAGGGGCTGCTTCCCTATGCGGTGGCGACTGCACGTGCGCTGGCGGGAGCTCGGCAGTACGCCGCCGATCTACACGGGCTGGAGCTCGGCACCCTCGACATCGCCGCCAGCAGTACCATCGCGGCCACCATCCTCCCGGGCGTCCTGGCGAGGTACCATGCCCTGTTTCCCAGAGTCGCTCTGCGTGTCCAGCAGGGCAACACACAGGACGTGATGAAGCGACTCCTGGCGCAGAGCTGCGAACTGGCGCTCATTGAAGGCCCCGTGAGCGGCCTCCCTCTCGACCTGAAGCAGCAGGTGTTCCGGCGCGATACGTTGCGGCTGGTACTGTCACCTCAGCATCCCCTGGCCGCCCGTCGGTCGCTGAGTCCAGAAGAGCTGACAGATGTCGGTGTGGTGTGGCGGGAGCCGGGCTCAGGAACGCGGGACGTGGCCAAACTGGCCCTGGAACAGGCCGGCATTCAGACGCGCGAGGTGTTGACGCTGACCGGAACCGAAGCGGTGAAAGAAGCGGTCATCACGGGGCTGGGTGTGGCCTTTCTCTCGGAAGCGAGTGTCCGGCGCGACGTGGATGCCGGACGCCTGATCTGCCCGTCGCTGAACCTGCCGGGCCTCGAACGCGATCTGAGCATCGTGAGTGCTGAGGAGGAGGTACTGTCCAGGGCCGTCCGGGGCTTTCTGACGTTCCTGGTTTAGAACAGCCACCAAAGAACGGGGGCAGTGCGCTGCCGGCGGATGTAGACGACAGTCCAGATGGACAGAGAGTTCAGTGACGCCGCACAGGGTCTCGTGTGCCTGGCGAAGCTGAGGACGACCTTACACCCCTGCAGCCACTGCTGTCGCGGTTCATGGGGCAAAAGGGACGGCATGCACTAACGACGGTGCCGCAGCGGAGGGCACCATCGACGCGCTGCTCACGAGCTCACTGGCGATCGCACGAACAAGCGGAGCGGCCAGCTCCGACCCTGAGAGCGTTTTTTGCTCCACGCACCATTACGGAGATGGGAAAGCGTGGATGCCCAGCCGGAAAGAACGCAGAGAACGTACTGATAAAGACAGTCGGGCTGTACCGCCCTCCAACCACCACCTGGGCCGTGCCTGCTTTGCCAGCCAGCTGATACCCGGGGAGACGAGCAGCCGCCGGAATGCTGTTATGTACCACGCGGTACAGCATGTACTGCCTGGTATGAGCGGTCGCAACCTGGAACACCCGGTGCCGTGGACCTTCGGTTCCGCGCAGAAGCAAAACTGCATTACAATAAAAGCTCCATCCCAAAGGAGTCCAAATGGCAGATATCAACAAGTTCTTCGACAAAGCGTTCGCGGACAAAGAACTGGATGAGCTGGCCAACGCGCCAGTCAGCGCACTGAACGGCGTCAGCGAGGCCGACGGCGAGGCCCTACAGAAGGCCCTCAACATCAAAACCGTGCGCGACTTGGCCGAAAACAAGTTCGTCCTCATCGCCCAGGGCATTGCCGCCCTCTCCTCCAACAAGAAGTAGGTCTCCCCACAAGCCACAGAACCCTCCCCGAGGATCGGGGAGGGTTCTGTCAGGACTCAGGGCCCACCTCTTCAAGTGGTCCACAAGAGCTCCTCACATGGACCGTCCAGCCAATCACAAGCGCGTCGTACAGGTCATGCGAGAACGCCGTGTGCTCTACAACCTGACCCATTGAACCACCGCCATACCTAAGAATCCACGACCCAGCACTGAATACGCTTGACCAACTTCGTATACCGCGCTATATTAGAGAAATCAAGGCGACCTTCGGGTCGCCTTTCGTCGCTCGGGTGGTGCCGCAAGGTGTTCAAGTTCCGCCGAACGACCTGATTCAGCAGCCTCAACCTAGGTCTCGCGGTCCTGGTGAATCGGCGGCCTCGGTTACCCAGTACTCCTGATGCCTGCAGAAATCGGTCACGCTTCATAACGGAACATGAGCGGGATAGCAAGCTGCCACCCAGGGGCTGTCTGCGCCCCGGTCACCTGTCCCCACTTACGTAGGTATCCACAGGGGAAGTGATGCGAGCACCAAAGGGTGCGCTGGATGATGGTCATTGGGAAACGGTGACGGTATGGCTTAGCGTCGGTCACGGCACATTAACCTTCCCACACCTGGTTAAGGGAACACAACCGTCCAGACCTTTGATTACTCCTCGTCGATGTCTTCTTCGTCTATGTCTTCTTCGTCGATGTCTTCTTCGTCTATGTCTTCCTCGTCGATGTCTTCCTCGTCGATGTCTTCTTCGTCGATGTCTTCCTCGTCGATGTCTTCCTCATCGATGTCTTCCTCGTCCGCCCCCGCCTGCCATCGCGAGGTGAGATCCTCGAGAAACAGGCGCTCAGCTTTGGAGAAGCCATCCGCCGAGGCGGCTTCTTCCATCTGATTGGTCATGCTCGCCAGCACGTCGTAATCGAAGCATTGCCAGATCACCTCAATTGACTCGTCGATCAACGCCTGATTCTTGAGTTGCTTGCGGGCATGTTTGAGAATACCTGCGGCGTTCTGGTTGCCGCCGGTTTGCTCGAGTACGGGCTTCAGGTACTGGCTGACAACCGCGATTTCCTCGTCACTGATCTCACCGTCAGCAGAAACTGCCGCCAGAAACAGCAACGCCATACGCAGCTCGAAAGAGACATCGCCCATGGTTTCGAGCAGGCTGGCATACGTTTCTTCGTCCATCCCGGCGAGGGCGGTCGAGACCTCCTCAAGCACAGATTCCTCGTCGTCGCTCCAGGCTTCCGCATCTACCGGAAGCTCCTCGACGCGCTCGATGATCCAACTGTCGTCGAAATTGTGATTGGAATCCATCACGTAGTCGTATGACATATAGCAGTAGCCCTTGTCGCCCCACTTGCTGCCCCAGGAATTGCGCACGATGAAGACCTGGTCAGGATCCGAGTAACCTACGCACAGCATGGCGTGACCACTGTGAGACTCGCGGTTGAGCTCACCCTTCGTCGGGGCGGGCACGAGGCCGGGCTTGCGCTGCTTGTCGAAGGAATCGTAGAGCATGATGCCGAAAATGATCGGATTGCCGGCGGCCAGGGCAGTCTTCCAGGTTTCGAGATCAAGTGGAACTTGGCGGGCCTCTTCGACGACGAAACTGGCGCCTTCTTCATAGGCGTCGTCGCTGGGCACTTCGTTGACCGAGGCCTCATCGAAGATCCAGGTCGGCTCGGTACAGGCGCCGTACTCCTTGAGACTGTCGATCACATCCGAGAGGGTGGCGCCCTCATCCTCGATGTTGTCAGGATCGGCCTGGTGACGGGCGTTGTAGTAGATGTAGAGCCGGCTGACATCCTTCAGCTCACCCTGATGGCGTTTGAGCAAGTATTCGTAGGCGCCAGCGGTGGCGTTGGCGGCGCAGCTGTTGGTGTTGCCTTGGTCCTCGACCTTGGTCATCTGTGGCCGCAGGTCGACTTTGTTCGGGAGGCGGCTGATATTGGCGCCGAGCTTACTGAACTGCTTGGTGCCCGCCTTTGGCTTCGAGGGCTTGTACCCCTTAATGACGCGCTCAGCTCCGTCAGGAGCGAATAACTTGAACAATCCCAACATCAGGTAGAGCTCCTTTTGAGGTGACAGACCCCGCTGAGGTGTTTGACCCATGGGCCCTGGTCGGTCGTTGAGTGAAATGACGCTGCAGGGAATCACGTTGGGGTGCGGTAAGCCTCCTCATCATAAGGGTGTGAGCCGAGGAGCCGACCGTTGAGACGCTGACGCTGACGGATGTACAGCTGCGTCTGCCGATGCTGTGAGAAACCGATGAGCCCATGACGCTGGTACAGACGGACGGCGAGCGCCGCGAGGTCCGAGGTACTGCCCGGTGCGGTGGACGCGGTGCGGCACTGTGCCTTGCTGCAGTCCCTCAACGAGCACTCCCGGGTATCTGTCGAGCTGGACGGTGAGGGTGACCTGCTCCGGGCATGGGCGGTGACGGCGTGACCGGGGAAGAGACGCTGGGGACGGCACCGTATTGCCTGGACGATGACACGCTGCGCTGGACGCCCGGTGAGCGTCTCGACGCACCGACCTCTGCCCGGACCCGTGAACTGGGCTTCAAATTCTGGGGAGCATCGGTGTGTTCGTGGTGACCTGGACGTCCAACCGCGAGGATTTCCTGCTGGAGTTCGTGGAAAAGGTGGAGTTCGAGCACGATCCGGACGACAGGGGAGAGGCGAGAGCCGCCCGCTTTACCGGACGGGCAGAGGCAGCTCGCAAGCGGGCAGACCAGCGCTGGACAGCTGTTCTGGAAGCCGTGGCAGGCATTCCTGCGGGACAACTTGTGTTGCGCGGTCGTCACAGCCAGCGGCGGCACGAACGGGCGCTGGAGCGGAGCGACAGCCACGGACGCGCCGCCCTGGAGGAGGACAAGAAGGCGACATACTGGGCGGAACGCGCCGCGGGCAGTGAGCGCCGAGCGCGGCAGAAGAGCGACCCGGGGGTGATCTCCCGGCGCATCGAGCCGCTGGCCGCCGAGCTGCGGTCGCAGGAGCGCTCGCTCGATCAGGCGATGAACGCGCCTGACCACCTACGGTACAGCGGCCAGCTGGGGCGCGAGCTGACACCAGAGCAACGGACCGCGTAGCAGGCGGCCAGTCTGCTGCATCACGGGCGCTGGGCAGACCACCTCAGCCTCACTTATGAGGGCGCGGCTGCAGGCCTGCGGCGGTGGTGCAGCAGTTCGCGGCTGGGCAGGCAGTGCGCTGCCGCTACGGGCGGGCGAAGGTGGTGCGCGTGGGAACCAAGCGCGTCCGCATCCAGGTGCTGGAGGGGCCGAACCGGGCGTTCCCTACCTGGAGGCCCCGCGGGCCTGCAACTGATCGAAAGGGAGATGGAGGCATGTGGCCGAGTGTGAAACCTGCCAGAGCGAAGGCGAGGTGTGTGTGGGGCGGCCCGGTGGGTATGGGTACTTCGACGCGGCCCTGCCGGATGACCGCACGGCCCCTGTGAGGACTGCGGCGGCACGGGCGACGTCGAGGCAGCGGACGAAGTGGCAGCGCTGTGAGCCTGCTCGTCCACCTGCAGGTCTTGTCGGAGGCGCCCGGTCCTGCGGTGCACGTGCAGCGATCAAGGTCGCCGAGTACCTGAGTGAGTGAGTTGCCCTGACCGCATCCTCGACAGGGCCCTTCCCTCAGGAGACTTCCTACGAACATCCGTCTCCGTCAACGGGCGGGCTTATTGATTCCTTAATACCGTCCGCCTCTTTAGCATCCCGCCCTCTTGTTGCAGGGGCTGCGTTGTTCCACTCTCCGAGCCCACAGTCGCTCATGCCACTTGGGTGGCATCATCGGGGCGGCACTTCACTGTGATTGGCTGCGCCCGTCTTGGAGGAATTCTATGTCTCATCTTATTCGTCTGCGTTCACTTGTTGCTTCGGCACTCCTGTTGAGTAGTGCGGGGGCTGCGTCCACGCCCACCCTGACCTTCCCGTTCAAAGTCCAGGGAACGGCCAATGCTGGGGCCTCCGGGCAGCTGATTGTCCGCACCCTCAGCCCAACGATGTCCATCTCGGTGCTGACGCTGCGCGGCCTGACCCCCAACACGCCCTACGTGGCCCATTACCACGCGCTGGGAACGGCCAGCAGCGATC
The Deinococcus sp. KNUC1210 genome window above contains:
- a CDS encoding sugar phosphate isomerase/epimerase family protein; translated protein: MLYATRLNSLKSRPELAFSPGPISTRHLLERAARITGLNSLSLNFPEHFSLETLKETRQQIEDLGLSVDSLNIRYPADTFGDGGFTHPSAAVRQAAIDLSCQALDACAALGGNHVIVWPGFDGFDYPFQDSYERMFGHTVEGFAQVAAHNPQMRVGIEYKPWEPRKYSLVGNMGEALLVVQEIAADNLGVVLDYCHAQMANEHAPKAAALALRHDKLFGVHLNDGYGRQDDGLMVGTTSLITTLELLVLLERGGYPGTLYFDTFPVREDPVRECEWNIRVSERLLTLARELAADPTLGSGHDAFNVTRVIERLLSMEPAYA
- a CDS encoding NAD-dependent epimerase/dehydratase family protein, with product MISPDVERLRGDRDQGLAGLHALRNRTWDACLDVSGYTPRQVRPSAECLRTQVQRYVFISSVSVYGDPQHRPVVETDSLLPPAADDETEITGETYGPLKVACEQVVQALYGSRSTILRPQIVAGPHDPTGRYPYWVNRAMLGGEMLAPGDGSDHLQVIDVRDLARFAVRVVEDAQGGVFNVVGPRLSWSTFIQVLGAQTVTWVRTQVLEAQGVTSQELPLFRPEHGPLSSLMHVDPARSVAAGLVLTDPAVTVADTRAWSVTAQLTPVFTPQREAAVLSAARQDPAS
- a CDS encoding TDT family transporter; protein product: MTTIRLFFHRPLSRLTAPGEAIRGFTPNWFTACMGTGILSLTLPKLPLPGTAAAGEGLWLLNMVLFVLFTVFLGARLVLHPADSRATLHHPVQSMFLGAVPMGLATIINGFIAFGVPHWGQDAALLARDLWVFDALLSAAIGLLVPYLMFTRQDHALERMTAVWLLPVVASEVAAASAGLIAPSLNTASATALLYSGYVLFALSVPLALMIITVLVLRLAQHKLPAAELGASMFLPLGPLASGALALVQLGEAVPRVFQAQGLGELTTAVVGIGLIGGVMLWGFGAWWLALATLTTLRYLKRGLPFNLGWWGFIFPLGVFTAASFGVGTLTQLAFFIHVGHLLVVTVALLWIMVTARTAHGAWHGSLFQTSLRSNETELPHSFSPAVSLPASGEGTIDGAAPLEGV
- a CDS encoding LysR family transcriptional regulator; its protein translation is MAINPDHLLTFIHVARLGTLSAAAEQLHLTQPAVSNQIKLLTQAVGEPLLIRHRYGVRLTPAGEGLLPYAVATARALAGARQYAADLHGLELGTLDIAASSTIAATILPGVLARYHALFPRVALRVQQGNTQDVMKRLLAQSCELALIEGPVSGLPLDLKQQVFRRDTLRLVLSPQHPLAARRSLSPEELTDVGVVWREPGSGTRDVAKLALEQAGIQTREVLTLTGTEAVKEAVITGLGVAFLSEASVRRDVDAGRLICPSLNLPGLERDLSIVSAEEEVLSRAVRGFLTFLV
- a CDS encoding penicillin-binding transpeptidase domain-containing protein, with amino-acid sequence MFQVATAHTRQYMLYRVVHNSIPAAARLPGYQLAGKAGTAQVVVGGRYSPTVFISTFSAFFPAGHPRFPISVMVRGAKNALRVGAGRSACSCDRQ
- a CDS encoding C1 family peptidase, producing MLGLFKLFAPDGAERVIKGYKPSKPKAGTKQFSKLGANISRLPNKVDLRPQMTKVEDQGNTNSCAANATAGAYEYLLKRHQGELKDVSRLYIYYNARHQADPDNIEDEGATLSDVIDSLKEYGACTEPTWIFDEASVNEVPSDDAYEEGASFVVEEARQVPLDLETWKTALAAGNPIIFGIMLYDSFDKQRKPGLVPAPTKGELNRESHSGHAMLCVGYSDPDQVFIVRNSWGSKWGDKGYCYMSYDYVMDSNHNFDDSWIIERVEELPVDAEAWSDDEESVLEEVSTALAGMDEETYASLLETMGDVSFELRMALLFLAAVSADGEISDEEIAVVSQYLKPVLEQTGGNQNAAGILKHARKQLKNQALIDESIEVIWQCFDYDVLASMTNQMEEAASADGFSKAERLFLEDLTSRWQAGADEEDIDEEDIDEEDIDEEDIDEEDIDEEDIDEEDIDEEDIDEEDIDEE
- a CDS encoding DUF3560 domain-containing protein, whose protein sequence is MFVVTWTSNREDFLLEFVEKVEFEHDPDDRGEARAARFTGRAEAARKRADQRWTAVLEAVAGIPAGQLVLRGRHSQRRHERALERSDSHGRAALEEDKKATYWAERAAGSERRARQKSDPGVISRRIEPLAAELRSQERSLDQAMNAPDHLRYSGQLGRELTPEQRTA